In Cataglyphis hispanica isolate Lineage 1 chromosome 10, ULB_Chis1_1.0, whole genome shotgun sequence, a genomic segment contains:
- the LOC126852162 gene encoding uncharacterized protein LOC126852162: MVVLSRVGSPTMSATVAGNQQQQHPHQEWDINDSNVPRVVEYDPWCEWADGHVRRVYGPDCEEARRHASGWAMRNTNNHNVSILKKSCLGVLVCSQECILPGGGRVHLRPAICDKARKKQQGKPCPNRQCAGRLEILSCRGHCGYPVTHFWRHTEHAIFFQAKGQHDHPRPEAKSTSEARRSVGAGRRVRGLAVLLAREAALGSKLMSLRGTKRSNTDTLEQPSRTTQPPPLISDKGYSCSCPPFECICSLQTTIPSYPQSHHQTTVYPQQLSSTDGSYWMQNAPPQEDTVGYCLPNQVPQEAYNDFPRDPFTGDLFQPEEIFQLDQPLRPDFSANSQEMARSPPTLLDLGSGTIKYEVKQHDQTYWNQFLSEDSSSSHLSLSQDERFHFPGFEPEKVSNGFPSRKTMHHYVLQEKNQNQSINDALNYQSYSRSQSQKNFIEGSTKDEHEQSYWSQNQQDNRLHLEGFEVKEEDLLVSRREIECYKNSCQSPIIGRTEYNLYQRPKSENQHDTARRNCSSEQDKPYTIDEYHHMFEQDSKNQSHNRVIHQNSSRLNLDDRLQSSYDNQETPEIAERLFHNSGVTETSVLRSQNSPETFFYPNNDRCHYTCEVVERMPQMTSAGPTHGTVNNYGDQIAADLDLPPFVDYTLVGMLCSSTDEDTSSLLPSGCPQDSHSYIPHH, from the exons ATGGTAGTTTT aAGTCGCGTGGGATCGCCGACGATGTCAGCGACTGTCGCCGGCAACCAGCAACAGCAACATCCTCATCAAGAATGGGACATAAACGATTCGAATGTACCGagg GTAGTGGAATACGATCCTTGGTGTGAATGGGCGGATGGACACGTGAGGAGAGTCTACGGACCGGATTGCGAGGAAGCGAGAAGACACGCCTCTGGTTGGGCGATGAGGAACACCAATAATCATAATGTGAGCATTCTTAAGAAGAGTTGTCTAGGCGTTCTGGTGTGCTCTCAGGAGTGCATATTACCCGGCGGTGGAAGAGTTCACCTCCGACCGGCGATTTGCGATAAG GCGAGAAAGAAACAACAGGGCAAACCATGCCCTAATAGACAGTGCGCCGGTCGGTTAGAGATACTATCGTGTCGTGGACATTGCGGTTATCCCGTAACGCATTTTTGGCGGCACACGGAGCACGCGATCTTTTTTCAAGCCAAAGGCCAGCACGACCATCCGCGACCGGAAGCCAAATCCACATCTGAAGCAAGAAGAAGCGTGGGTGCCGGCAGAAGGGTCAGAGGATTAGCAGTTCTTTTGGCGAGAGAAGCCGCCCTAGGCTCCAAG TTAATGTCACTGAGAGGAACTAAAAGGTCGAACACGGACACACTCGAGCAGCCGTCGAGAACAACGCAGCCGCCACCGTTAATCTCTGACAAAG GATATTCATGCTCCTGTCCACCCTTCGAGTGTATATGTTCGCTACAAACTACCATACCATCCTACCCGCAGTCTCATCATCAAACAACGGTATATCCCCAACAGTTGTCCTCCACAGACGGATCCTACTGGATGCAGAACGCTCCGCCACAGGAGGACACTGTTGGCTACTGTCTACCGAATCAGGTTCCTCAGGAGGCTTACAACGATTTTCCACGCGATCCCTTTACAGGGGATCTCTTTCAACCAGAGGAAATCTTTCAATTGGATCAACCATTAAGACCggatttttctgcaaattccCAGGAAATGGCTCGTTCACCACCAACTCTGCTCGATCTTGGCAGCGGTACCATCAAATATGAAGTAAAGCAGCACGATCAAACTTACTGGAATCAGTTTCTTAGCGAAGATTCCAGCAGCAGTCATTTGAGCCTGTCCCAGGATGAAAGGTTTCACTTTCCCGGCTTCGAACCTGAGAAAGTTTCCAATGGATTTCCTTCTAGAAAAACAATGCATCATTATGTTTTGCAAGAAAAGAATCAAAATCAATCTATAAATGATGCTCTGAATTATCAGAGCTATTCTAGATCGCAAAGTCAAAAGAACTTCATCGAAGGAAGCACGAAGGATGAGCACGAACAGTCTTATTGGTCTCAGAATCAACAAGACAACAGATTACATTTGGAAGGCTTTGAAGTCAAGGAGGAGGACCTATTGGTCTCACGCAGAGAGATTGAATGTTACAAGAACAGTTGTCAATCTCCGATTATAGGCAGAACGGAATATAATCTCTACCAGAGGCCGAAGAGCGAGAATCAACACGATACAGCGCGACGTAATTGCAGCTCCGAACAAGACAAGCCGTATACTATTGATGAATATCATCATATGTTCGAGCAAGACAGCAAGAACCAATCGCACAATCGCGTCATTCATCAGAATTCGTCCAGGCTAAACTTGGATGACAGACTTCAAAGTAGTTATGATAATCAGGAGACTCCAGAAATCGCAGAGAGGCTATTCCATAACTCCGGCGTGACGGAAACGTCCGTCCTCCGTTCTCAAAACAGTCCGGAGACTTTCTTTTATCCCAATAACGACCGTTGCCATTATACTTGCGAGGTCGTCGAGCGGATGCCACAGATGACGAGTGCCGGACCAACTCATGGAACCGTCAACAATTACGGCGATCAGATTGCCGCTGATCTAGATCTGCCACCTTTCGTAGATTACACACTAGTCGGGATGCTGTGCAGTTCCACAGATGAGGACACGTCGAGTCTGCTACCTTCGGGATGTCCTCAAGACTCGCATAGCTACATTCCTCATCATTAG